From a region of the Aeoliella mucimassa genome:
- a CDS encoding PEP/pyruvate-binding domain-containing protein, with amino-acid sequence MVNSPDSSPLLVTPQLPTTDVLLVGGKGLRLLDLTAAGFQVPSFVVVPASAAANALEADTQLASLLDELQKLTPESQQLAELAERIRQRIVELPLPSELEQALDKSVESMAPSHLAVRSSAVDEDAADLSFAGLHDSFLFQQGVEQVRQAVKRVWASAYNERALAYRLGHAGQRGIRVVPMAVVVQQMIDARTSGVAFTCHPATYDTSKVVVSSLWGAGEGLVSEGLDADTFVVDKQTNAITSELAEKPERMVLDAATNAGLRREPTPSELRTHASLTESEIGHVTQLAIDLENRYRQPQDLEFCFDHAGELYLLQARPVAGVPEYGPAAGHPLLWDNSNIIESYSGVTSPMTFSFIRRAYTIVYHCFAEVMGISQDVVRQNRGTFENMLGLLRGRVYYNLKNWYRLIRLFPGYQYNSRAMESMMGVKEAFTLDEPEPEASFFNKWFVEFPKLIALLVRSTWNFARIKTIVGRFESNFHEHYDRWRKMDFESLPPHELMKLYYEMESALLWNWKAPIINDFYVMIYFGLLRKLSKNWCKDESDSLGNDLVCGEPGIESAEPAKFLLRLAQQSSGNPELREMILHDPVESLPARVASRDDCQAFEAEMQRYLDLYGFRCMNELKLEEYSLRDRPHVVYQMLRNYLALDDPAALDVAAMHRREQQIRSTAEQRAAESLKGKPIKRWLFTRVLKRARLGVKNRENMRFARTRIYGVVRELLRAMGGRLAEEQLLENREDVFYLTLDEVWDYVKGTAVTTDLAELAGLRRREFDRYRDELPAPDERFTTHGMVYHRNEFRQPEDLATTSDDSQLRGIGVCAGEVTAEVKVIANPSDNVQLAREILVAERTDPGWVPLYPAVSGILIERGSVLSHSAVVAREMGIPTVVGIRGLLHRVKSGDTVHMNGKSGVVEVIDTGSDSATQS; translated from the coding sequence GTGGTAAACTCGCCCGATTCCTCACCATTGCTTGTCACTCCCCAATTGCCAACCACCGACGTACTGCTGGTGGGAGGCAAAGGACTTCGCCTGCTCGACCTAACCGCTGCTGGTTTTCAGGTCCCCTCATTCGTGGTAGTGCCCGCCAGCGCAGCAGCCAATGCGTTGGAAGCCGATACTCAACTCGCATCGCTGCTCGATGAGCTGCAAAAACTGACGCCTGAGAGTCAGCAGCTGGCTGAACTGGCTGAGCGGATTCGACAGCGGATTGTCGAGTTACCGCTGCCAAGTGAGTTGGAGCAAGCGTTGGACAAATCCGTCGAGTCGATGGCACCGAGTCACTTGGCGGTTCGTTCGTCGGCGGTCGACGAGGATGCTGCCGATTTGTCGTTCGCCGGTTTGCACGACTCGTTCCTATTCCAGCAGGGCGTCGAGCAGGTGCGTCAGGCGGTAAAACGTGTGTGGGCGTCGGCTTACAACGAGCGGGCGCTGGCCTACCGGTTAGGGCACGCGGGGCAGCGGGGGATCCGCGTGGTACCGATGGCGGTGGTCGTGCAGCAGATGATCGACGCCCGCACCAGCGGGGTCGCATTTACCTGTCATCCCGCGACGTACGACACGTCGAAAGTCGTGGTCTCGAGCCTGTGGGGAGCGGGCGAGGGACTCGTAAGCGAAGGGCTCGACGCCGATACGTTTGTGGTCGACAAACAAACCAACGCGATCACCAGCGAGCTGGCCGAGAAGCCGGAACGCATGGTGCTCGATGCCGCGACCAACGCTGGGCTGCGCCGCGAGCCGACGCCGAGTGAACTTCGCACGCACGCGAGTCTTACCGAGAGCGAAATCGGGCACGTTACGCAGTTGGCGATCGATCTAGAGAACCGCTATCGCCAGCCGCAAGACCTGGAGTTTTGCTTCGATCACGCGGGGGAACTCTACCTGCTGCAAGCCCGACCCGTGGCCGGCGTGCCGGAGTATGGCCCTGCGGCGGGGCATCCACTGTTGTGGGACAACTCGAATATCATCGAAAGCTACAGCGGTGTCACCAGTCCAATGACGTTCAGCTTCATTCGTCGGGCGTACACGATCGTGTATCACTGCTTCGCCGAGGTGATGGGCATCTCGCAAGACGTGGTCCGCCAGAATCGCGGTACGTTCGAGAATATGCTGGGGCTGCTTCGCGGCCGCGTGTACTACAACCTGAAAAACTGGTATCGGCTCATCCGCTTGTTCCCTGGCTACCAATACAACAGCCGGGCGATGGAGTCGATGATGGGCGTGAAAGAGGCCTTTACGCTCGACGAGCCAGAGCCCGAAGCGAGCTTCTTCAATAAGTGGTTCGTCGAGTTTCCCAAGCTCATCGCGCTGCTCGTGCGTTCGACATGGAACTTCGCCCGCATTAAGACGATCGTCGGGCGGTTCGAAAGTAACTTTCACGAGCACTACGATCGCTGGCGGAAGATGGACTTCGAGAGCTTGCCGCCGCACGAGTTGATGAAACTCTACTACGAGATGGAGTCGGCCCTGCTTTGGAATTGGAAGGCGCCGATCATCAACGACTTCTACGTGATGATCTACTTTGGGCTGTTGCGGAAGCTCTCGAAAAACTGGTGCAAGGACGAGTCCGACTCGCTGGGCAACGACCTGGTATGCGGCGAGCCTGGCATCGAGAGCGCCGAGCCGGCCAAGTTCCTGCTCCGCCTTGCCCAGCAGTCCAGCGGCAACCCAGAGCTCCGCGAGATGATCCTCCACGACCCCGTCGAGTCGCTCCCCGCCCGCGTGGCCAGCCGCGACGATTGCCAGGCGTTCGAGGCTGAGATGCAGCGGTATCTCGACCTGTATGGCTTCCGCTGCATGAATGAGCTGAAGCTCGAAGAGTACTCGCTGCGCGATCGTCCGCACGTGGTCTATCAGATGCTCCGCAATTACCTGGCCCTCGACGATCCGGCCGCACTCGATGTCGCAGCGATGCATCGTCGCGAGCAGCAAATCCGTAGCACCGCCGAACAACGCGCGGCCGAGTCGCTGAAAGGCAAACCGATCAAGCGGTGGTTGTTCACGCGGGTGCTCAAACGGGCGCGGCTGGGGGTGAAGAACCGCGAGAACATGCGTTTCGCCCGCACCCGCATCTACGGGGTGGTCCGCGAGCTACTGCGGGCGATGGGGGGCCGTTTGGCCGAGGAGCAGCTGCTTGAGAATCGCGAGGATGTCTTCTACCTGACGCTCGACGAAGTGTGGGACTACGTGAAGGGGACCGCGGTCACCACGGACCTGGCCGAGCTGGCCGGGCTTCGCCGACGCGAGTTCGATCGCTACCGCGACGAGCTGCCAGCCCCCGACGAACGGTTCACCACCCATGGCATGGTGTACCATCGCAACGAGTTCCGCCAGCCCGAAGACCTCGCGACCACCAGCGACGATAGCCAACTGCGGGGCATCGGTGTCTGCGCCGGCGAAGTCACCGCCGAGGTGAAAGTGATCGCCAACCCTTCGGACAACGTGCAGCTCGCCCGTGAAATCCTGGTTGCAGAGCGAACCGATCCGGGCTGGGTTCCACTCTATCCAGCGGTCTCCGGCATCCTCATCGAACGCGGCAGCGTGCTCTCCCACTCCGCAGTGGTGGCCCGCGAGATGGGAATCCCCACCGTCGTCGGCATCCGCGGCCTGCTACATCGAGTCAAGTCGGGCGACACCGTGCACATGAACGGGAAGTCGGGCGTCGTCGAGGTGATCGACACGGGGAGCGACTCGGCAACTCAGTCGTAG
- a CDS encoding diacylglycerol/polyprenol kinase family protein has product MDWQADLLPAALLGGAFVLLLVIAEAWTVLASPAPERPRKLVHLVGGLICLSFPWLLRSPWTVGVLAIGLTVLFVASRSLGMLRCLHGVERKSRGVEYYPAMVFTLFWLAHERPWLYAASLLALAVADALAALVGKRYGRILYEVDDEKRSLEGSLTFFLAALVAIGLPLVLSNEATLPSFYDRLPIAVVTAILVTLFEAISRHGRDNLWVPLGTYMVLSRLTGAAENEAYYQVLSLSSACLIVGVLGMFSRALNVGATLTLMLAVYGCWALASFDWALPLLSAVVVSSLVCIWLPPTWPLRARAMLHMVLPVVLVAAAGDLCAIADRTYAYDLLYAAFVGGCLMVLVQNLWHGEIRRRRTGGVPMAVWCAGISLLATGAIAVPLWIREIGMTLQFAVLLLAIAAIACIWHDRLFMGYAPHTQRPALVARRHLSIALAMAACAAMQASGLIPLLSPR; this is encoded by the coding sequence ATGGACTGGCAGGCCGACCTACTTCCTGCGGCGCTGCTCGGCGGGGCTTTCGTGTTGCTTCTGGTGATTGCCGAAGCCTGGACCGTACTCGCCAGCCCCGCACCGGAGCGCCCTCGCAAGCTGGTGCATCTAGTGGGTGGGCTGATCTGCCTGAGCTTTCCCTGGTTGCTTCGTTCGCCTTGGACCGTGGGGGTGCTCGCGATAGGACTCACGGTGCTGTTCGTGGCAAGTCGCTCGCTTGGCATGCTCCGCTGTTTGCATGGCGTCGAGCGCAAATCGCGCGGAGTCGAGTACTATCCGGCCATGGTCTTCACACTCTTCTGGCTCGCCCACGAGCGTCCCTGGCTCTACGCCGCATCGCTGCTCGCGCTGGCCGTGGCCGACGCCCTAGCCGCGCTGGTTGGCAAGCGGTACGGGCGGATTCTGTACGAGGTCGACGACGAAAAGCGATCGCTCGAAGGCTCGCTCACGTTCTTTCTGGCCGCGCTCGTGGCGATTGGATTGCCACTGGTGCTCAGCAACGAAGCGACATTGCCATCGTTCTACGATCGGTTGCCGATTGCGGTAGTCACCGCGATTCTGGTAACACTGTTCGAAGCGATCTCGCGTCACGGGCGCGACAACCTGTGGGTACCGCTTGGCACCTACATGGTGCTCTCGCGACTCACCGGCGCGGCCGAAAACGAAGCCTACTACCAGGTGCTGAGTCTCTCGTCCGCCTGCCTGATCGTCGGAGTGCTCGGCATGTTTTCGCGGGCGCTCAACGTGGGGGCGACCCTGACGCTGATGCTCGCGGTCTACGGCTGCTGGGCGTTGGCTTCGTTCGATTGGGCATTGCCGCTGTTGAGCGCGGTGGTCGTTAGCTCGCTCGTCTGCATCTGGCTGCCGCCAACTTGGCCGCTGCGGGCGCGGGCCATGCTGCACATGGTATTGCCTGTGGTGCTGGTGGCGGCCGCTGGCGATTTGTGCGCAATTGCCGATCGCACGTACGCGTACGACTTGCTGTACGCTGCGTTCGTGGGAGGGTGCCTGATGGTGCTGGTGCAAAACCTCTGGCATGGCGAGATTCGCCGGCGACGGACCGGAGGGGTGCCGATGGCCGTGTGGTGCGCTGGCATCTCGCTGCTGGCGACGGGCGCCATCGCAGTTCCACTGTGGATCCGCGAAATCGGCATGACGCTGCAGTTCGCTGTCTTACTGCTAGCGATTGCCGCGATCGCCTGCATCTGGCACGACCGACTCTTCATGGGCTACGCCCCGCACACGCAGCGCCCCGCGCTAGTCGCCCGGCGACATCTCTCAATCGCCCTCGCCATGGCCGCGTGCGCGGCAATGCAAGCCAGCGGGCTCATTCCGCTGTTGAGCCCACGCTAG
- a CDS encoding DUF3419 family protein produces MPKQLNERVDFSGVRYANCWEDADILCTALNPRPGARMLSIASAGDNALALLAEGAEVVAADLSSAQLACVELRRAAFRELDYEPLLRFLGIHDDDSRLATFDRLKPQLPTEVQAYWQAHPEWIERGISHVGKFERYFHLFRERVLPWVHSRRRVEALVEEKDASGRRTFYDRQWNTWRWRWMFRVFFSRTVMGRLGRDPEFFRYVEGSVADRILARAEYALTELTTHDNPYLDYILFGNYRTALPRYLRRENFDKVREGLDRLMLVDGTIQQAAEQHGDAGFDGFNLSDIFEYLDDQLCEQIFSLLRDKCRPHGRMAYWNMLAPRTRPESLADRWEPRNELASELFARDRAFFYSRFVVEEAI; encoded by the coding sequence ATGCCCAAGCAACTGAATGAGCGAGTCGACTTTTCGGGCGTGCGTTACGCCAATTGTTGGGAAGATGCCGACATCCTCTGCACGGCACTGAACCCACGCCCGGGTGCGCGGATGCTGTCGATCGCGTCGGCCGGCGACAACGCCCTGGCGCTGCTGGCCGAAGGGGCCGAAGTGGTAGCGGCCGATCTCAGTAGCGCGCAACTCGCCTGCGTTGAGCTGCGCCGCGCAGCGTTTCGCGAGTTGGACTACGAACCACTGCTGCGCTTCCTCGGCATCCACGACGACGACTCCCGCCTGGCGACGTTCGATCGCTTGAAGCCGCAGCTTCCCACCGAAGTGCAAGCCTACTGGCAGGCGCACCCCGAGTGGATCGAGCGGGGCATCTCGCACGTTGGCAAGTTCGAACGGTACTTTCATCTCTTCCGCGAGCGGGTGCTGCCGTGGGTGCATAGCCGCCGCCGCGTGGAAGCGTTGGTGGAAGAGAAAGACGCCAGCGGTCGACGGACGTTTTACGACCGACAGTGGAACACCTGGCGTTGGCGGTGGATGTTTCGCGTGTTCTTCAGTCGCACCGTGATGGGCCGCTTGGGGCGCGATCCCGAGTTCTTTCGTTACGTCGAAGGGAGCGTGGCCGATCGCATCCTCGCCCGGGCGGAGTACGCCCTTACCGAACTCACGACGCACGACAATCCGTATCTCGATTACATCCTGTTCGGCAACTACCGCACCGCCCTGCCCCGCTACTTGCGACGAGAGAATTTCGACAAGGTGCGCGAAGGGCTCGATCGGCTCATGCTAGTCGATGGCACCATCCAGCAAGCGGCCGAACAACATGGCGACGCGGGTTTCGATGGTTTTAACCTGTCGGACATTTTCGAATACCTCGACGACCAACTGTGCGAGCAGATTTTCTCGCTGCTCCGCGACAAGTGCCGTCCTCATGGCAGGATGGCCTACTGGAACATGCTCGCCCCGCGGACTCGGCCCGAATCGCTGGCCGATCGCTGGGAACCTCGCAACGAGCTGGCGAGTGAGTTGTTTGCTCGCGACCGCGCGTTCTTCTACAGTCGATTCGTCGTAGAGGAAGCCATTTGA
- a CDS encoding hydroxymethylglutaryl-CoA reductase, whose product MAQNSEQSLLILQRLLADGDAEALRERHRPRLPEEQPLPPRFRHSAAKTPEAIEARRTILREQGIAIDQLCGSDDRMDPETLEGNIENYVGLAQVPVGIVGPLRVNGAFASGDFYVPMATTEGALVASYQRGAQVVNQAGGCTASCLTESVIRSPCFVFDRAATAGAFLAQVLQQIDELKQAVESTSRHCRLLNLRPSLLGKELYLILEFFPGDASGQNMVTLATEAVCRTILERNSVTPTRWYIEGNLSGDKKATMLAFLSARGKKTIAECVLPEPLVRRYLHTTPEAMFRYWQISVLGGIQSGSIGVHGHYANALAAIFIACGQDVACVAEASVGATRMDLTDDGELYVSVTLPNVICGTVGGGTHLPTARECLQMLGCVGEGTAPKLAEIIAATVLSGEVSIIGSMSAGDFAQAHASYGRKKKS is encoded by the coding sequence ATGGCTCAGAACAGCGAACAATCTTTGCTCATTCTTCAGCGGCTGCTGGCCGATGGCGACGCCGAGGCGCTTCGCGAGCGGCATCGTCCTCGGTTGCCAGAAGAGCAGCCATTGCCGCCGCGGTTTCGTCACTCGGCGGCCAAGACTCCCGAGGCCATCGAGGCTCGACGGACCATCCTACGCGAGCAAGGCATTGCGATCGATCAGCTTTGCGGGTCCGACGACCGGATGGATCCTGAAACGCTCGAAGGCAACATCGAAAACTACGTGGGCCTGGCCCAGGTGCCGGTCGGCATCGTTGGACCGCTGCGGGTGAATGGGGCCTTCGCGTCTGGCGACTTCTACGTGCCGATGGCCACCACCGAAGGGGCGCTAGTGGCCTCCTACCAGCGCGGCGCGCAGGTCGTGAATCAAGCCGGTGGCTGCACCGCGTCGTGCCTGACCGAGTCGGTGATTCGCAGCCCCTGCTTTGTGTTCGACCGGGCGGCCACCGCAGGTGCGTTCCTCGCGCAAGTGCTGCAGCAGATCGACGAGTTGAAGCAGGCGGTCGAGAGCACCTCGCGGCATTGTCGGCTGCTGAATCTACGACCATCGCTGCTGGGCAAGGAGCTATATCTCATCCTCGAGTTCTTCCCAGGCGATGCGAGCGGGCAGAACATGGTAACGCTGGCGACCGAAGCCGTGTGCCGCACGATACTTGAGCGCAACAGCGTGACACCAACGCGGTGGTACATCGAAGGCAACTTATCGGGCGACAAGAAAGCGACGATGCTCGCGTTTTTGTCCGCCCGCGGCAAGAAGACCATCGCCGAGTGCGTGCTGCCCGAACCACTGGTGCGGCGGTACCTGCACACCACGCCGGAGGCGATGTTCCGCTACTGGCAGATTTCGGTGCTGGGGGGCATCCAAAGCGGCTCGATCGGCGTGCATGGCCATTACGCAAACGCGCTGGCTGCCATCTTTATCGCTTGCGGGCAGGACGTAGCTTGCGTAGCCGAGGCCAGCGTTGGGGCGACGCGGATGGACCTGACCGACGACGGGGAACTGTACGTTTCGGTCACGCTTCCGAACGTGATTTGTGGTACCGTGGGGGGTGGCACCCACCTGCCGACCGCGCGGGAGTGCCTGCAGATGCTCGGCTGTGTGGGCGAAGGCACCGCCCCGAAACTGGCCGAGATTATCGCTGCAACAGTGCTGAGCGGCGAAGTTTCGATCATTGGTTCGATGTCGGCCGGCGACTTTGCTCAGGCCCACGCGAGTTATGGTCGAAAAAAGAAGTCGTAG
- a CDS encoding alpha/beta hydrolase — protein sequence MSLVIRKWNPLLAASLGLLVVVGSACGQRAMAQSPEAPAAESERAENNARPARPARRGGFGGPVELGPDDKQHYPDPASDILEVRDDIPHGKLEMIEYESKTVGTVRKMNVYTPPGYSTDEKYPVLYLLHGIGGDETEWNRFAKPNVMLDNLIADGKAVPMIIVMPNGRAQKNDRAEGNVYQAAPAFARFEADLLEDVIPTIESRYSVNTDREQRAIAGLSMGGGQSLNFGLTHLDTFAWVGGFSSAPNTKPVEELMPNPEQAKKQLKLLWLSCGNKDGLLRISQQVERYMKENDVPHLWNVDSNGHDGTHWRNSLYHFVQLVFQDDTAKPSEPETEAEE from the coding sequence ATGAGTCTTGTCATCCGAAAGTGGAATCCGTTGCTGGCAGCTTCGCTCGGTTTACTCGTGGTTGTCGGCAGCGCCTGCGGTCAGAGGGCCATGGCGCAATCCCCGGAGGCTCCTGCAGCCGAGTCGGAGCGAGCAGAGAACAACGCCCGGCCCGCGCGGCCTGCTCGTCGAGGAGGCTTTGGCGGCCCGGTGGAACTTGGCCCCGACGACAAGCAGCACTATCCCGATCCCGCGAGCGACATTCTAGAGGTCCGCGACGACATTCCGCATGGCAAGCTGGAGATGATCGAGTACGAGTCGAAGACCGTGGGAACCGTTCGCAAGATGAATGTGTATACCCCGCCCGGTTACTCGACCGACGAGAAGTATCCGGTACTGTACCTGCTGCATGGCATCGGTGGCGATGAGACCGAATGGAATCGGTTCGCGAAGCCGAATGTGATGCTCGACAATCTGATCGCCGACGGCAAAGCGGTGCCGATGATCATCGTGATGCCGAACGGGCGGGCCCAGAAAAACGATCGGGCGGAGGGCAACGTCTACCAGGCAGCGCCCGCCTTCGCGCGTTTCGAAGCCGACTTGCTGGAGGATGTGATTCCCACCATCGAGTCGCGTTATTCAGTGAACACCGATCGAGAGCAACGGGCGATTGCCGGGCTGTCGATGGGGGGCGGTCAATCACTCAACTTCGGCCTCACGCACCTCGATACGTTCGCCTGGGTCGGCGGTTTCTCCTCGGCACCGAACACGAAGCCGGTCGAGGAACTGATGCCGAATCCCGAGCAGGCGAAGAAGCAACTCAAGTTGCTCTGGCTCTCGTGCGGTAACAAAGACGGGCTGCTGCGAATCAGCCAACAAGTCGAGCGTTACATGAAAGAAAACGACGTGCCGCACCTCTGGAACGTCGATTCCAACGGGCACGACGGCACCCACTGGCGAAACAGCTTGTACCACTTCGTACAACTCGTATTCCAGGACGACACTGCCAAGCCAAGCGAACCGGAGACGGAAGCCGAGGAGTAA